AGATGATTAACCGTTCGTGGTGAGCCTGTCGAACCATGAACGCACTACGAATCTCTCGGAAAAACCCGATCGACGGTCTGCCCAACCTCCTCCAGCCATTGTCTTCGCTGTTCTGAGGTGCTGGTAACTACCACAGAGAACATCCGCCGATGAAAATCTGTCAGCCCGCAAAGGCCAAAGATACAATTCCTCCAGATTGTTTCCAGCGGATCACCGAAAACGGCCTTCTCTCTCTCCGATTCAGTGTTGGAAGTATTAAACACAATGGCCGCTCTGGCTTTCAACAACCCGACAGGCACCCCTTCGCCGGAATCGCCTTCCAAAAACTCATAGGCAACCCCCGGACGGATCACTCGATCCACCCACCCTTTTAATATCGCCGGAGGCTGGCCCCACCAGTTGGGATGAATAATGACGATGCCCTCCGTACGAGCAATCTCCTCACAGTGCATGGTTACCACCGCAGGCAG
The Dehalococcoidia bacterium genome window above contains:
- a CDS encoding NAD(P)H-dependent oxidoreductase — its product is MIISVILAHPKVGSFNHAIAQTTMERLEANGHRVFFHGLYQERFDPVLSGGEILKNAFLPAVVTMHCEEIARTEGIVIIHPNWWGQPPAILKGWVDRVIRPGVAYEFLEGDSGEGVPVGLLKARAAIVFNTSNTESEREKAVFGDPLETIWRNCIFGLCGLTDFHRRMFSVVVTSTSEQRRQWLEEVGQTVDRVFPRDS